From Triticum urartu cultivar G1812 chromosome 2, Tu2.1, whole genome shotgun sequence, a single genomic window includes:
- the LOC125536666 gene encoding eukaryotic translation initiation factor 4G — MSQRGDRGEGHARRPGGRSNSFGGHRGGGVGGAGKGAGGPSGGQPPLSSNRSFRKPGNGHGGHQRVVNQPDTTGFQPAPAPGPLQTPPRPPAPQNAPVHVPVSAPRPQHHDSPGLQAPSMSPASENPTYIPLPKNIPRAGPKAPPKSSNAPAPQGAPKGESSKGFNLQFGSINMNMNGLPQFPARTSSAPPNLDEQKRNQVLSDGPKVAPSMPIPPALKQPHPTPQQQQHPPPQQLLQQQHPSSQQHHHPLPQQQHHSQPQQQQQQPPPQQQPLPQQQQTRKDALVPSQVKRDVHVSPSIQNFAPQRPSVQPLPGMGMPMHFHHQQQTVPLQFGGHNQGVVPSSMQMPIGLPGGNASQVQQQMYVQNMQQQLHQQMMHQGQTMMYPSVAHTIPPQLGNVNLNMATQYPQQQQNKLVAPRKSSNIKITDPNTNKEVVLGRPSPNVAVQPQQVSGVATQPMVYYTNPQQTSYNQSGTYYSGTAGVVPTGSQGRFSYPATQAGQSIPFMNPSMSNTVPASHKDNIAGPATSGQSQLIGKPQGGLHMEKPVPSVKISMPAGRSDASKFRVADHAVQHRQKDNEVNSGAMVSNKPVIEKESKAPSIPEKHSKESTAPSAVEKHPTTVTPPLPIQAAKSETDAATYSGANSPSFLTGADENKESLPITDSLKDNKKNATRNDTKNLPQQPQPASPAEELKGQTSVKVGDDVVGHMETKSFDSEHVDLARKGSGLTSATSGSSISPILGKSEADSTSVNAADVPATVMSSAKLSSASSGEPQAVESLGVAAVKSKEIEITHQISPESGDVKIMPDSTENESHDCMVDLAEQASLATSKPGNSDATSFVTDPQELPKECTTSVPEEHGLMNTSPNKDTETLSASVDANDVSEANSGTSSESTSQIANDKDIRSSIQETGLAVSGITPGMLPVNHSVASEGQVKHADGAKDESSTEQSSAAPTGSVRPLSREKPTAELTRTKSAAGRKKKRKEMLSKADAAGTSDLYNAYKGPQEQSESVATSEGADSSSTVDGTHVLPEESEREAMCEDDGKKKVEPDDWEDAADMSTPKLESSDSGNQASAVQLPDSDMTEANGRKKYSRDFLLTFAHQYSSLPVGIRMDTVTSTLFKDLAGKSYVIDREPHPSSARGSDRPTSRGDRRGPAMDDDKWLKSGVPYSPNRDAHMDLTNGPATNYRGGPGGTHGVLRNPRAALLVGPQSNAPQVPRSGSDADRWQQKGLIPSPVTPMQVMHKAEKKYVVGKVSDEEQAKQRQLKAILNKLTPQNFDKLFEQVKEVNIDNVSTLTGVISQIFDKALMEPTFCEMYANFCSHLAGALPDFSEDNEKITFKRLLLNKCQEEFERGEREEAEADKTEEEGEIKQTKEEREEKRVKARRRMLGNIRLIGELYKKRMLTERIMHECIKKLLGNYQNPDEENIEALCKLMSTIGEMIDHPKAKEHMDAYFDRMRNLSTSQLISSRVRFLLRDSIDLRKNKWQQRRKVDGPKKIDEVHRDAAQERHAQSQSSRSRGPVVSSLPRRGAPSMDYGSRGSAAPLVSPGPQQRGRGFGNQDIRYEQERHQFDRTVPLPQRSVKDEAITLGPQGGLARGMSLRGQPPVSNSELPSVVDQRRIVAGPNGYNSVPSTTREDTSSRIPDRFSGRIAPAAQSASSSHRPASQEGRSGNKSYSEEELREKSIATIREYYSAKDEKEVALCIEELNAPSFYPSLVSLWVNDSFERKDMERELLAKLFVGLYNGGYNLLSKPQLIVGLSSVLASLEDALSDSPRAAEYLGRLLARFVVEKILVLQDVGKLIEEGGEEPGHLVQEGIAADVLGAVLEWIKTEKGDSFLKEAKTSSNLKLEDFRPQHLKRSKLDAFMLT; from the exons ATGTCCCAGCGAGGGGACAGGGGCGAGGGGCACGCGAGGAGACCCGGCGGCCGCTCTAACAGCTTCGGCGGCCACCGCGGAGGCGGAGTCGGCGGCGCGGGCAAGGGCGCCGGGGGCCCCTCCGGCGGCCAGCCTCCCCTCTCATCCAACCGCAG CTTCAGGAAGCCTGGCAATGGCCATGGCGGTCACCAGAGGGTGGTGAACCAGCCAGACACCACTGGCTTCCAGCCCGCCCCGGCACCTGGGCCCCTGCAGACGCCTCCGCGCCCTCCCGCGCCTCAGAATGCGCCTGTCCATGTTCCTGTCTCCGCGCCACGGCCCCAGCATCATG ATTCACCCGGATTGCAAGCACCCTCCATGTCACCTGCCAGTGAAAATCCAACATATATACCCCTGCCGAAGAATATTCCTCGGGCTGGCCCCAAGGCACCACCAAAGAGCTCCAATGCACCGGCTCCTCAGGGTGCGCCAAAAG GGGAATCATCAAAGGGATTTAACTTGCAGTTTGGTAGTATAAACATGAACATGAATGGTCTCCCG CAATTTCCTGCTAGGACAAGCTCAGCTCCTCCCAATTTGGATGAGCAGAAACGTAATCAG GTACTTTCAGATGGACCTAAGGTTGCACCATCTATGCCTATACCACCAGCTCTAAAACAGCCACATCCCACGccacagcagcagcagcatccCCCACCACAGCAGCTGCTGCAGCAGCAGCATCCCTCGTCCCAGCAGCATCATCATCCCCTGCCGCAGCAGCAGCATCATTCCCagccgcagcagcagcagcaacagcccCCACCACAGCAGCAACCACTGCCACAGCAACAGCAAACGAGGAAAGATGCTCTTGTTCCATCCCAAGTGAAGAGAGATGTGCATGTTTCTCCTTCAATTCAGAATTTTGCGCCACAGAGGCCCTCTGTTCAACCTTTACCGGGGATGGGCATGCCGATGCATTTTCACCATCAACAACAAACAGTCCCATTACAGTTTGGTGGTCACAATCAGGGAGTTGTCCCAAGCTCAATGCAGATGCCCATTGGATTGCCTGGTGGCAATGCATCCCAGGTTCAGCAGCAGATGTATGTCCAAAATATGCAGCAACAATTGCATCAGCAAATGATGCATCAAGGACAAACCATGATGTATCCGTCTGTTGCTCATACAATCCCTCCTCAATTGGGCAATGTTAATTTGAACATGGCTACACAGTATCCTCAGCAACAGCAGAATAAGCTTGTTGCTCCCCGAAAGAGCAGTAATATCAAAATTACTGATCCAAATACTAACAAAGAAGTGGTGCTCGGGCGGCCTTCACCTAATGTAGCAGTACAACCGCAGCAAGTCAGTGGTGTTGCAACTCAACCTATGGTTTACTATACTAATCCACAGCAGACCTCGTATAACCAGTCAGGTACGTATTACTCCGGCACTGCTGGTGTTGTTCCGACTGGATCACAGGGCAGGTTTAGTTATCCTGCCACCCAAGCTGGTCAATCAATTCCATTCATGAACCCATCTATGTCAAATACTGTTCCTGCCAGCCACAAGGACAACATAGCTGGGCCTGCAACATCTGGTCAGTCCCAACTCATAGGCAAACCACAAGGTGGGTTGCACATGGAGAAACCTGTTCCCTCGGTCAAGATAAGTATGCCTGCAGGTAGATCAGATGCTTCTAAGTTCAGGGTCGCTGACCATGCGGTACAACATCGACAAAAGGATAATGAAGTTAATTCTGGTGCTATGGTTTCGAATAAACCAGTTATTGAGAAGGAGAGTAAGGCACCATCTATCCCAGAGAAGCATTCCAAGGAAAGTACAGCACCATCTGCCGTGGAGAAGCATCCCACCACGGTGACTCCACCCTTACCGATTCAAGCTGCAAAGTCAGAAACTGATGCAGCGACATATTCTGGTGCAAATTCACCCTCATTCTTGACCGGAGCTGATGAAAACAAAGAATCCCTTCCAATAACTGATTCACTTAAGGATAACAAGAAAAATGCAACTAGAAATGACACAAAGAATTTGCCGCAACAACCACAG CCTGCTTCCCCTGCCGAAGAGTTGAAGGGGCAAACTTCTGTGAAGGTTGGAGATGATGTGGTTGGTCACATGGAAACAAAGAGCTTCGATAGTGAACATGTGGATTTAGCCAGAAAGGGTTCAGGCTTGACATCAGCAACATCTGGAAGTAGTATTTCTCCTATTCTTGGTAAAAGTGAAGCTGACAGCACATCAGTAAATG CTGCTGATGTTCCTGCCACAGTAATGAGCTCTGCAAAATTGTCCTCTGCGAGCAGTGGGGAGCCCCAAGCAGTAGAAAGCTTAGGTGTTGCTGCTGTTAAATCTAAGGAGATTGAAATAACTCACCAAATTTCACCTGAATCTGGTGATGTCAAAATTATGCCTGATTCTACTGAAAATGAATCGCATGACTGCATGGTGGACTTGGCTGAGCAGGCATCATTGGCAACTTCAAAGCCTGGTAATTCAGATGCAACTTCTTTTGTAACTGACCCGCAAGAGCTACCCAAGGAGTGCACAACATCTGTACCGGAGGAGCACGGTTTGATGAATACATCACCTAATAAGGATACTGAAACTTTATCAGCTTCTGTGGATGCCAATGATGTGTCTGAGGCCAATTCTGGAACCTCATCAGAGTCTACCAGCCAAATTGCCAATGATAAAGATATCAGAAGTAGCATTCAGGAAACCGGATTAGCTGTTTCCGGTATTACTCCTGGCATGTTGCCTGTGAATCATTCAGTTGCATCTGAGGGGCAAGTGAAACATGCAGATGGAGCGAAGGATGAGTCAAGCACTGAGCAATCAAGTGCCGCACCAACAGGTTCTGTTAGACCCTTATCAAGGGAAAAACCTACTGCAGAGCTTACCCGAACGAAGTCTGCAGCTGGGAGAAAGAAGAAGCGGAAGGAAATGCTTTCAAAAGCTGATGCTGCTGGGACCTCAGATCTTTACAATGCATACAAAGGACCACAAGAACAGTCTGAGAGTGTTGCCACATCAGAGGGTGCTGATAGTTCTTCAACAGTCGACGGGACACATGTGCTGCCTGAGGAATCAGAAAGGGAGGCGATGTGCGAGGATGACGGAAAGAAAAAAGTTGAGCCGGATGATTGGGAAGATGCAGCAGACATGTCTACTCCAAAGCTGGAAAGTTCGGACTCTGGAAACCAGGCTAGTGCAGTTCAACTGCCAGATTCTGATATGACTGAAGCTAATGGCCGAAAGAAATATTCTCGTGATTTTCTGCTAACTTTTGCACATCAGTATTCTAGTCTTCCTGTTGGCATCCGGATGGATACTGTCACTAGTACGCTATTCAAAGATTTGGCAGGAAAATCCTATGTTATTGATCGGGAACCTCACCCAAGTTCTGCAAGGGGATCTGATAGACCAACATCTCGTGGTGATCGCCGTGGTCCTGCTATGGATGATGATAAGTGGTTAAAATCAGGTGTTCCTTACAGTCCTAACCGTGATGCCCACATGGACTTGACAAACGGCCCAGCAACGAATTACCGTGGCGGCCCAGGAGGCACTCATGGTGTTTTGAGGAATCCACGTGCTGCACTTCTTGTGGGACCACAATCCAATGCTCCTCAAGTACCCCGCAGTGGCTCTGATGCAGATAGATGGCAGCAAAAGGGTCTGATCCCATCTCCTGTTACACCCATGCAAGTAATGCACAAAGCCGAGAAAAAGTATGTTGTCGGCAAAGTTTCTGATGAGGAGCAGGCAAAGCAGAGGCAGCTGAAAGCCATTCTGAATAAACTGACCCCAcaaaactttgacaagctttttgAACAAGTGAAAGAGGTGAACATTGACAATGTGTCAACTCTTACTGGGGTGATTTCACAGATATTTGACAAAGCATTGATGGAACCAACTTTCTGTGAAATGTACGCCAACTTCTGTTCCCATTTGGCTGGTGCACTGCCAGACTTTAGTGAGGACAATGAAAAGATTACATTCAAGAGACTGCTATTGAACAAGTGCCAAGAGGAGTTTGAGAGGGGTGAAAGAGAGGAAGCTGAAGCAGATAAAACGGAGGAGGAAGGTGAGATTAAGCAAACGAAAGAGGAAAGGGAAGAAAAGAGAGTTAAAGCTCGAAGGCGCATGCTGGGTAATATTAGGTTGAttggagaattgtacaaaaagaGGATGCTGACAGAGCGCATCATGCATGAATGCATCAAAAAATTGTTGGGAAATTATCAGAATCCAGATGAGGAGAACATTGAAGCACTATGCAAATTGATGAGTACAATTGGAGAGATGATAGATCATCCAAAGGCTAAGGAACATATGGATGCATATTTTGATAGAATGCGCAACCTGTCAACCAGTCAACTGATATCTTCCCGTGTTAGATTCCTGCTCAGAGATTCAATCGATCTCAGGAAGAACAAATGGCAGCAAAGGCGTAAAGTGGATGGCCCCAAGAAGATCGATGAGGTTCACAGGGATGCAGCTCAGGAAAGACATGCTCAATCTCAATCGAGTAGGTCTCGTGGTCCAGTCGTTAGTTCTCTTCCAAGAAGAGGGGCACCCTCTATGGATTACGGCTCCCGTGGCTCAGCAGCACCATTGGTATCTCCAGGTCCTCAGCAACGAGGGCGTGGATTTGGTAATCAAGATATTCGGTATGAGCAGGAAAGGCATCAGTTTGATAGAACTGTTCCCCTTCCCCAGCGTTCTGTGAAGGACGAAGCTATCACTCTTGGACCACAAGGTGGCCTTGCTAGGGGTATGTCTTTAAGAGGGCAGCCACCGGTATCAAATTCTGAACTTCCTAGTGTTGTTGACCAGCGCAGGATTGTAGCTGGTCCTAATGGGTACAATTCTGTGCCTTCAACAACAAGAGAAGACACTAGCTCTAGAATTCCAGATCGATTTTCTGGGAGAATAGCACCTGCTGCACAATCTGCTAGTTCTTCACACAGACCTGCCAGCCAGGAGGGTCGTTCAGGAAATAAATCATACTCCGAGGAGGAATTGAGAGAGAAATCTATTGCAACCATCCGGGAATATTATAG TGCGAAAGATGAAAAGGAAGTTGCATTGTGTATTGAAGAGTTGAATGCTCCGAGCTTCTATCCTTCTCTTGTATCACTCTGGGTAAATGATTCCTTTGAGAGGAAAGATATGGAAAGAGAGTTGTTGGCAAAGCTCTTTGTCGGGCTTTACAACGGTGGATATAATTTATTGAGCAAGCCTCAGCTCATTGTGGG GCTTTCATCTGTTCTTGCTTCATTGGAAGATGCTCTAAGTGATTCTCCAAGAGCGGCAGAGTATCTTGGACGACTTCTTGCAAGGTTTGTGGTGGAGAAGATACTGGTTTTGCAAGACGTAGGTAAATTGATTGAAGAAGGCGGAGAGGAGCCTGGACACCTTGTGCAGGAAGGCATCGCAGCTGATGTCCTAGGGGCAGTCTTGGAGTGGATCAAAACAGAAAAGGGGGATTCCTTCTTGAAGGAGGCCAAGACTAGCTCCAATCTCAAGTTGGAGGATTTCAGACCGCAGCATCTTAAGAGGTCAAAGTTGGATGCCTTCATGTTGACATAA